One genomic window of Halovivax cerinus includes the following:
- a CDS encoding zinc-dependent metalloprotease — MNLYRSARAVASASGERAIDWAAVANAAKSLTPPGSLDLDEIDEAGYRDDVDEARRSIERVGAVDVSLPDAIEVQNRHHWIDANVETFQRVMAPIERSIGPFPGVARTINTGTMSVLLGVLGRNVLGQYDPLLLADSPDHALYFVHPNIVRVASELSVDRDRFRRWIAFHEVTHAAEFATAPWLTTHLEREVERSVETLSAGSFDAQSFETLDVTMTVVEGYAELLMDHAFDDEYVDLRRKLDDRRRSGSPIQRLVRRLLGLGLKRRQYERGKRFFEAVATERDLAFANRVWDDPSALPTSAELDSPHQWVDRVSGEH, encoded by the coding sequence GTGAACCTGTATCGCAGCGCGCGTGCCGTCGCGTCCGCGTCCGGCGAACGCGCGATCGACTGGGCCGCGGTGGCGAACGCGGCGAAGTCGTTGACGCCGCCGGGATCGCTCGATCTCGACGAGATCGACGAGGCGGGGTACAGAGACGACGTCGATGAGGCGCGGCGGTCGATCGAACGGGTCGGCGCGGTCGACGTCTCGCTTCCCGACGCGATCGAAGTGCAGAACCGCCACCACTGGATCGACGCCAACGTCGAAACCTTCCAACGAGTGATGGCGCCGATCGAGCGGTCGATCGGACCGTTCCCTGGCGTCGCCCGGACGATCAACACCGGGACCATGTCCGTCCTGCTCGGCGTTCTCGGTCGGAACGTCCTGGGCCAGTACGACCCGCTCTTGCTCGCCGACTCTCCGGACCACGCGTTGTACTTCGTTCACCCGAACATCGTCCGCGTCGCGTCCGAACTCTCCGTCGACCGGGATCGATTTCGTCGCTGGATCGCGTTTCACGAGGTCACCCACGCCGCGGAGTTCGCGACCGCGCCGTGGCTCACGACACATCTCGAACGGGAGGTCGAACGGAGCGTCGAGACGCTCTCTGCGGGTTCGTTCGACGCACAGTCGTTCGAAACCCTGGACGTCACGATGACCGTCGTCGAGGGCTACGCGGAACTCCTGATGGATCACGCGTTCGACGACGAGTACGTCGACCTGCGCAGGAAACTCGACGATCGTCGTCGATCCGGTTCGCCGATCCAGCGACTCGTTCGCCGACTGCTCGGTCTCGGACTGAAACGTCGCCAGTACGAACGAGGGAAACGCTTCTTCGAAGCGGTCGCGACCGAGCGAGACCTCGCGTTCGCCAATCGGGTCTGGGACGATCCGTCTGCACTCCCCACCTCGGCGGAACTCGACTCGCCACACCAGTGGGTCGACCGGGTATCGGGGGAGCACTGA
- a CDS encoding serine/threonine-protein kinase: protein MSDDGAPDRIVGDRYRLEDRLAAGGLSTVWRGTDLEREWPVAIKVERDGTNEPAQVTRHFERECHWISHFADAPTPASLVQFVDASIDGADRYVVSELIRGGALADRIVEGATPGVDTVASLGRPICRALAFLHDNGVAHLDLKPANVLCRRRGPPAVIDLNSAVRVGDGSSPLFHHDPYKPPELSPTDAQDEPAGPHSDVYSLGVLLYVLLAGSVSGCDGTKLADWAPIDPWSRGIECAADLATVVRRATEPLPSDRYEDARVLLDALESVLDGSARMATLTAESTGVRIGVRPGECVGRFDPAGEIPAIVLPDEDGYLSPTHARIDRTHEGWILVDRSLNGTYVERDGEWRYVCSRDGLERRRSAGEAVPDTRPADRVRLTDGSRIAPVRPDSGPVLRFEC, encoded by the coding sequence ATGAGTGACGACGGAGCGCCGGATCGCATCGTCGGCGATCGCTACCGACTCGAGGACCGACTGGCGGCTGGTGGACTGTCGACGGTCTGGCGCGGAACGGATCTAGAGCGCGAGTGGCCGGTGGCGATCAAGGTCGAGCGGGACGGGACGAACGAGCCCGCTCAGGTCACACGACACTTCGAGCGGGAGTGTCACTGGATTAGTCACTTCGCGGACGCACCGACGCCAGCGTCGCTCGTTCAGTTCGTCGATGCATCGATAGACGGTGCGGACCGATACGTCGTCTCTGAGTTGATTCGCGGCGGCGCACTCGCCGATCGGATCGTCGAGGGTGCGACGCCGGGCGTAGACACCGTCGCGTCCCTGGGCCGACCGATCTGTCGAGCCCTGGCGTTCTTACACGACAACGGTGTCGCACATCTCGATCTGAAGCCCGCGAACGTGCTGTGTCGTCGACGCGGCCCACCCGCCGTTATCGACCTCAACTCGGCGGTGAGGGTCGGCGATGGCTCGTCGCCGCTCTTCCATCACGATCCGTACAAACCGCCGGAACTGTCGCCGACGGACGCACAGGACGAGCCGGCTGGCCCACACTCGGACGTGTACTCACTCGGCGTCCTCCTGTACGTTCTGCTGGCCGGTTCTGTTTCGGGCTGTGACGGCACGAAGCTGGCCGACTGGGCGCCGATCGATCCGTGGTCACGCGGGATCGAGTGTGCGGCCGACCTCGCGACGGTCGTCAGGCGGGCGACGGAACCCCTCCCATCGGACCGGTACGAAGACGCGAGGGTCCTCCTCGACGCTCTGGAATCCGTGCTCGACGGTTCCGCCCGGATGGCGACGCTCACGGCCGAGTCGACCGGAGTGAGAATCGGCGTCCGTCCGGGCGAGTGCGTGGGACGATTCGACCCCGCCGGTGAGATACCGGCGATCGTCCTTCCGGACGAGGACGGATACCTCTCACCCACGCACGCCCGAATCGACCGGACTCACGAGGGGTGGATCCTCGTCGATCGGAGCCTCAACGGAACCTACGTGGAGCGTGACGGTGAGTGGCGCTACGTGTGTTCTCGCGACGGTCTCGAACGGCGACGATCGGCTGGCGAGGCCGTACCGGACACTCGGCCGGCAGACCGCGTTCGACTCACCGACGGTAGTCGTATCGCGCCGGTGCGTCCCGACTCCGGTCCGGTCCTCAGGTTCGAGTGCTGA
- a CDS encoding PP2C family protein-serine/threonine phosphatase — protein sequence MEHASTVDIGRRKRNANGINEDSVATAVFENHHRGTGRSVGVFVLGDGVGGEASGDVASFLTTTIVRAHLSNAVLGDGTDHPDRFDIGAYDDTPPTVEESSALSEEGVRRAIQTGIDEAHSHVQEYARDVGERPATTVVAAVYADGQLHYGWAGDSRLYVVNREHGTIEQLTRDHAVTNDLMAQGEIEDEEHARVHEDATAITNAVGGSGHGKPTVDVQFGSAPVYREDVLLLTSDGLIDAYPNVAPLRAAYEAADDTEPVRADIRETLVTDDEIRDFVLQADDLGAAVEALVDFANERGGKDNLSIALATDPDAAATPADLSPRGQGESPELVDRETQIESPPDPDGEDASSTTGAGAGTTENLDTVTEAADSNTESERVPAENVVRLCEGDPPTVAVAVIGEDRVFEVGDGVTIGRVTDSADDRPDIGLDVGGDGIVEPLHTTIRYDEAADEWRVYDSSSSGTYVETDPGEWLLLLSEEGVELHRELGFDPGAATEESITDSTVLADGTAFTLQDPRDDETVTFQFFRNVSDAQDPDNRTEETGESTFERFLV from the coding sequence ATGGAACACGCGAGCACGGTAGACATCGGTAGACGAAAGCGGAACGCGAACGGTATCAACGAAGACAGCGTCGCGACGGCCGTCTTCGAGAATCACCACCGTGGAACGGGTCGATCGGTCGGGGTGTTCGTGCTCGGTGACGGCGTCGGCGGCGAGGCCAGCGGTGACGTCGCCTCGTTCTTGACGACGACCATCGTCAGAGCCCACCTGTCGAACGCAGTACTCGGCGACGGAACCGACCACCCCGACCGGTTCGACATCGGCGCGTACGACGACACACCCCCGACGGTCGAGGAGTCATCGGCGCTCTCCGAAGAGGGCGTCCGTCGTGCCATCCAGACGGGGATCGACGAGGCACACTCGCACGTACAGGAGTACGCCAGAGACGTCGGTGAACGGCCGGCGACGACCGTCGTGGCCGCCGTCTACGCGGACGGCCAACTCCACTACGGGTGGGCCGGCGACAGTCGACTGTACGTCGTCAACCGGGAACACGGCACGATCGAACAGCTGACGCGGGACCACGCGGTCACGAACGACCTCATGGCCCAGGGAGAGATCGAAGACGAAGAACACGCCCGGGTTCACGAGGACGCGACCGCTATCACGAACGCGGTCGGCGGTTCGGGTCACGGTAAGCCGACCGTCGACGTCCAGTTCGGCTCCGCGCCCGTCTATCGCGAGGACGTCCTCCTGCTCACCAGCGACGGGCTGATCGACGCCTATCCGAACGTCGCACCGCTGCGGGCCGCCTACGAAGCCGCGGACGACACCGAACCCGTCCGGGCCGATATCCGGGAGACGCTCGTGACCGACGACGAGATTCGCGACTTCGTCCTCCAGGCTGACGACCTAGGTGCAGCCGTCGAGGCACTCGTCGACTTCGCCAACGAGCGTGGTGGCAAGGACAACCTCTCGATCGCGCTCGCGACGGATCCGGATGCGGCCGCGACACCGGCCGACCTGTCGCCACGCGGCCAGGGCGAGTCGCCCGAACTCGTCGATCGGGAGACCCAGATCGAATCACCGCCAGATCCGGACGGAGAAGACGCCTCGAGCACGACGGGTGCGGGCGCCGGCACAACCGAGAATCTCGACACAGTGACAGAAGCCGCCGATTCCAACACGGAATCAGAGCGCGTACCGGCCGAGAACGTCGTCCGCCTCTGTGAGGGCGATCCGCCGACCGTCGCGGTCGCCGTGATCGGCGAGGACCGCGTCTTCGAGGTCGGTGACGGGGTGACGATCGGGCGTGTCACGGACTCGGCCGACGACCGCCCCGATATCGGTCTCGACGTCGGCGGCGACGGGATCGTCGAACCGTTACACACGACGATCCGGTACGACGAGGCCGCAGACGAGTGGCGCGTCTACGATTCGAGTTCGTCGGGCACGTACGTCGAGACAGACCCTGGCGAGTGGCTGTTGCTCCTCTCCGAGGAGGGGGTCGAACTCCACCGCGAGCTCGGATTCGATCCGGGAGCCGCAACCGAGGAGTCCATCACCGACTCGACGGTGTTAGCCGACGGGACCGCCTTCACCCTGCAAGATCCCCGCGACGACGAGACGGTGACGTTCCAGTTCTTCCGGAACGTTTCGGACGCACAAGATCCCGATAACCGAACGGAGGAGACGGGTGAATCGACGTTCGAGCGCTTTCTCGTGTGA